The uncultured Ilyobacter sp. genome has a segment encoding these proteins:
- a CDS encoding ABC transporter permease — MKTKIQNALVPVLAVAIALLVGAGIIAYLGENPLNAYYYLFKGAFVGGRAIARTLLEATPMIFTGLSVLFAFKAGMFNIGGQGQVIMGGLAAAAVGAFVQNIGINNLFVVLVLSGMAGFAWAAIAGYLKAKLGVHEVISTIMLNYIAMSFEQYALNYPLKEGGVMGPSPQTPPVMLASRLPQLLPSTKEALNVGFILAIIAAIVVWYIFEKTILGYEIKAVGYNPTAAENAGINVARITALSLGIAGVLAALGGAERILGGVGQYTYRQGIMASYGFDGIAVALLGKNSPVGAVLAAILFACLRVGGRAMQFNTTIPSQIVIILQSIIILLIAAENMFKFFLERKKVSE, encoded by the coding sequence ATGAAGACTAAAATACAAAATGCCCTGGTTCCTGTGTTGGCAGTAGCTATTGCACTTTTAGTAGGAGCTGGAATCATCGCTTACCTTGGAGAAAATCCGTTAAATGCGTATTATTATCTTTTTAAAGGGGCCTTTGTTGGAGGCAGGGCCATTGCCAGAACTCTTTTAGAGGCTACTCCTATGATTTTCACGGGACTTTCAGTTCTATTTGCCTTTAAAGCCGGGATGTTTAATATAGGTGGGCAGGGTCAGGTAATAATGGGTGGACTTGCAGCTGCGGCAGTAGGTGCCTTTGTACAAAATATAGGTATAAATAATCTGTTTGTTGTTCTTGTGCTTTCTGGAATGGCAGGTTTTGCCTGGGCTGCCATTGCAGGATATCTGAAGGCGAAGCTCGGGGTGCATGAGGTAATATCCACAATTATGCTAAACTACATAGCTATGAGTTTTGAGCAGTATGCCCTAAATTATCCCCTAAAGGAAGGGGGAGTAATGGGGCCTAGTCCTCAGACGCCACCTGTAATGTTGGCATCGAGACTGCCACAATTACTTCCTTCTACAAAAGAAGCATTGAATGTGGGATTTATTCTTGCAATAATAGCGGCAATAGTCGTGTGGTATATATTTGAAAAAACTATTTTGGGATATGAGATAAAAGCAGTGGGCTATAATCCTACCGCTGCTGAAAATGCAGGGATAAATGTGGCAAGAATAACGGCACTTTCTCTTGGAATAGCCGGTGTACTTGCAGCCCTAGGAGGGGCAGAAAGAATTCTCGGAGGAGTGGGACAGTACACTTATAGACAGGGAATAATGGCCTCTTATGGATTCGACGGTATAGCGGTGGCGCTTCTGGGGAAAAACTCTCCTGTGGGAGCTGTACTGGCAGCTATATTATTTGCGTGTCTTCGTGTTGGAGGGCGGGCTATGCAGTTCAACACAACTATACCAAGTCAGATAGTAATTATTTTACAGTCTATAATAATACTGCTTATTGCTGCAGAAAATATGTTTAAATTTTTCCTGGAAAGAAAGAAGGTGAGTGAATAA
- a CDS encoding ABC transporter permease, with protein sequence MPIIISIIMATIRQAAPILITAIGGMFSEISGVVNIGLEGMMLMGAFSAAVTSYYTGSPILGILGGMMAGGLTAAIHAVLSIKYKGNQTVSGVAINLFASGFTVFMLRVLFNQSGNTPTVPKAPALFGVSIIVVIIYTIAIWSQFFLYKTTTGLRMRAVGEHPLAADTAGIDVARTRYFGVIMSGVFAGLGGAYLSIGALSQFTKEMSAGRGFIALAALVFGKWTPKGVLAASLLFGFADAGQTLIQQYVDFIPPQFIQMIPYILTLLALAGVVGKAVAPSASGKPYDKNSN encoded by the coding sequence ATGCCTATCATAATCAGTATAATAATGGCTACAATAAGACAGGCAGCCCCTATACTCATAACTGCAATAGGCGGCATGTTTTCTGAAATTTCAGGTGTTGTAAATATCGGCCTTGAGGGAATGATGCTAATGGGTGCATTTTCAGCCGCAGTAACCTCATACTATACTGGAAGTCCAATCCTTGGAATCCTAGGGGGGATGATGGCAGGGGGACTTACAGCAGCTATTCATGCTGTTTTGAGTATAAAGTACAAGGGAAATCAGACAGTTTCAGGTGTGGCGATCAATCTTTTTGCCTCTGGGTTTACGGTATTTATGCTAAGAGTGCTCTTTAATCAGTCTGGGAATACTCCTACAGTTCCAAAGGCACCTGCACTTTTCGGTGTCTCAATAATAGTCGTAATAATATATACCATCGCCATATGGTCTCAGTTCTTCCTGTACAAGACAACTACAGGTCTCAGAATGAGGGCTGTGGGGGAGCATCCCCTTGCAGCAGACACAGCGGGAATAGATGTGGCCAGGACAAGATATTTTGGTGTGATAATGTCAGGAGTTTTTGCAGGCCTAGGAGGAGCTTATCTTTCTATAGGGGCTCTTTCACAGTTTACCAAGGAGATGTCTGCAGGTAGAGGATTTATAGCTCTCGCAGCTCTTGTATTTGGGAAGTGGACTCCCAAAGGTGTTCTGGCAGCCAGTCTGCTTTTTGGTTTTGCAGATGCAGGTCAGACTCTTATACAGCAGTATGTAGATTTTATACCTCCTCAGTTTATACAGATGATACCTTATATTTTGACACTTCTTGCTCTAGCAGGAGTTGTTGGTAAAGCTGTGGCTCCTAGTGCCTCAGGAAAACCCTATGATAAGAATTCAAATTAA
- a CDS encoding amino acid ABC transporter permease, translated as METQGMLIYILGGLKLTVLLYIATGVLALPLGLFLSLGGVSKSLFVRRGIALYTWIFRGSPLLLQLFFIYYGLPVMGITLTPFTAASLTFILNYSAYTCEILRGCIQSIPKGQYEASRVLGMNYFKTMRHIILPQALRISLPALSNEAVNLVKDTALVSSIGMAEILRNSKEIVAREFTIMPFILCGLIYLAISSIIIIIFKRAEEKYEIIY; from the coding sequence ATGGAAACGCAGGGTATGCTTATCTATATACTAGGCGGGCTCAAGTTAACAGTCCTCCTGTATATTGCCACAGGAGTTTTGGCTCTTCCTCTGGGACTTTTTCTATCCTTAGGGGGAGTTTCTAAAAGTTTATTTGTCAGAAGAGGAATTGCCCTCTATACCTGGATATTTAGAGGGAGTCCTCTTCTCCTTCAGTTGTTTTTCATCTACTACGGATTACCAGTTATGGGTATCACCCTTACCCCCTTTACTGCAGCTTCACTTACATTTATCCTAAACTACTCTGCTTACACCTGTGAAATTTTAAGAGGATGTATCCAGAGTATCCCAAAGGGACAATATGAGGCTTCTAGAGTCCTTGGGATGAATTATTTTAAGACCATGAGACATATTATACTGCCTCAGGCTCTCAGAATCTCTCTACCTGCCTTATCTAATGAGGCGGTAAACTTGGTCAAGGATACAGCCTTGGTATCCTCTATAGGTATGGCTGAGATACTTAGAAACTCTAAAGAGATCGTTGCTAGAGAATTCACCATAATGCCTTTTATTTTATGTGGGCTCATATACTTAGCGATATCTTCTATTATCATCATAATATTTAAAAGAGCTGAAGAAAAATACGAAATAATATACTAA
- a CDS encoding amino acid ABC transporter substrate-binding protein — translation MKKIVLIFLATIALLGCGKKSTDSYDKIKEQGKFIVGLDDTFAPMGFRDENGEIVGFDIDLAKEVASRMGVEAEFSPREWSSIVFELKSGNIDMVWNGMTITPERQEQIAFSEPYFANDQIIMTLSDNSIQTAEDLKGKIIGVQLGSSSYTLVMNNPISKNVSEIKKYATNAEALMDLEAKRIDAVVIDVIVGEYYAAKKETREGKDIFKSLDKALGKEEFGIGLRKEDKKLKKEIDRILGEMKKDGTFDKIHDKWFGGKEA, via the coding sequence ATGAAGAAAATCGTATTAATATTTTTAGCTACGATCGCACTTTTGGGATGTGGAAAGAAAAGTACAGATTCCTATGACAAAATCAAAGAACAGGGTAAATTTATAGTAGGACTAGACGATACTTTTGCCCCAATGGGATTCAGAGACGAAAATGGAGAAATTGTAGGATTTGATATTGACCTGGCAAAGGAAGTGGCAAGCAGAATGGGTGTAGAGGCTGAATTCTCTCCTCGTGAATGGAGCAGTATCGTATTTGAACTAAAAAGCGGAAACATCGATATGGTTTGGAACGGAATGACAATAACTCCTGAAAGACAAGAGCAGATAGCATTTTCTGAACCTTACTTTGCAAATGATCAGATCATAATGACTTTATCTGACAATTCTATCCAAACAGCAGAAGACCTGAAGGGAAAAATCATAGGGGTACAGCTTGGAAGCAGCAGCTACACACTTGTTATGAATAACCCTATCTCAAAAAATGTATCTGAAATTAAAAAGTACGCTACAAATGCCGAAGCTCTTATGGACCTTGAGGCAAAAAGAATAGATGCAGTGGTAATTGATGTAATTGTTGGGGAATATTATGCGGCTAAAAAAGAAACTAGAGAAGGAAAAGATATTTTCAAATCTCTAGATAAGGCCCTCGGTAAAGAGGAGTTTGGTATAGGACTTAGAAAAGAAGATAAAAAATTAAAGAAAGAGATTGATAGAATTCTTGGTGAAATGAAAAAAGACGGAACTTTTGACAAGATCCACGACAAGTGGTTTGGTGGCAAGGAGGCTTAA
- a CDS encoding sodium-dependent transporter: MKGKKGVYTASLGLIGSAIGLGNLWRFPYMVGKNGGGAFLIVYLCFVALLGVPLMVGEFILGRSSHAGIVGAFKNFTPGKPWYFAGGLGILTSSLILGFYGVVGGWSLRFFYLSSTNALINKNPQELGDAFRSFIASPADPIFWQILFMVITALVLISKIEGSIEKITQIMMPMLFLIIMVLCMKALVLPELGKGMSFFLKPDFSKITAGGIQAAMGQAFFSLSIGMGVLITYGSFMKSDENLLLSALHVIGTDTLVAFLIGVIVFPVAFTYGIGPGSGPGLIFTTLSSLFNEIPGGYGLGVMFFLLLFLAALTTAISLLGSVVTCLNNQCKLPRNTSVLIATVLITILGAVTSLSLGIWGDSSIFYILDYITVDVFLPVMAMLTSFYLGYVLELKVMEEEMSNDGIQFKYTKLLQMMLKFVCPVIIVSVLLIGLLLN; encoded by the coding sequence ATGAAAGGAAAAAAGGGTGTTTATACAGCAAGCTTAGGTTTGATCGGATCAGCTATAGGTCTTGGAAATCTGTGGAGATTTCCGTATATGGTTGGGAAAAATGGCGGGGGAGCTTTTCTTATAGTCTATCTTTGCTTTGTGGCTCTGCTTGGAGTCCCACTTATGGTAGGTGAGTTTATACTTGGAAGAAGTTCACATGCCGGGATTGTAGGAGCTTTTAAAAATTTCACTCCTGGGAAACCTTGGTATTTTGCAGGCGGTTTAGGAATACTTACCTCTAGTCTTATACTAGGTTTTTACGGTGTTGTAGGAGGGTGGTCATTAAGATTTTTCTACCTTTCTTCTACCAATGCCCTTATCAACAAGAATCCCCAGGAGTTAGGGGATGCTTTCAGAAGTTTTATTGCCTCACCTGCAGACCCCATATTCTGGCAGATCTTATTTATGGTGATAACGGCTCTTGTACTTATAAGTAAGATAGAGGGAAGCATAGAAAAAATAACCCAAATAATGATGCCGATGCTTTTTCTTATAATAATGGTTCTCTGTATGAAGGCACTTGTTCTTCCTGAGCTAGGAAAAGGAATGTCCTTTTTTCTGAAGCCTGATTTTTCTAAAATTACTGCAGGGGGAATACAGGCTGCCATGGGTCAGGCATTTTTCAGTCTGAGTATAGGGATGGGAGTGCTTATAACATACGGATCTTTTATGAAAAGCGATGAAAATCTTTTGCTCTCAGCTCTTCATGTAATCGGTACAGATACACTTGTGGCCTTTTTGATAGGAGTCATTGTTTTTCCAGTTGCCTTTACTTACGGCATAGGACCTGGATCGGGTCCTGGTCTTATATTTACAACTCTGTCATCTCTCTTTAATGAGATACCGGGAGGTTACGGATTAGGAGTGATGTTCTTTTTGTTGCTATTTTTGGCGGCTTTGACTACAGCCATCTCTTTGCTAGGATCGGTGGTTACATGTCTAAATAATCAGTGTAAATTACCAAGAAATACAAGTGTTCTAATTGCAACTGTACTTATAACAATACTGGGAGCTGTGACTTCGTTATCTCTTGGAATTTGGGGAGATAGCAGTATATTTTACATCTTGGATTATATAACTGTGGACGTTTTCCTACCTGTTATGGCCATGCTCACCTCTTTTTATCTAGGGTATGTTCTAGAATTAAAAGTAATGGAAGAGGAGATGTCAAATGATGGAATTCAGTTTAAGTATACGAAGCTTTTACAGATGATGTTAAAATTTGTATGCCCTGTTATTATAGTTAGTGTGCTCTTGATTGGGTTGCTGTTGAATTAG
- a CDS encoding DUF1385 domain-containing protein, with product MKNKDITVGGQAVIEGVMMKGSKNLATAVRKPNGEIVYRKTDISSKSGKFSKLPFFRGSIILFSTLILGTKELTFSANQADDTEEELSDKELFMTVTFALLLGVGLFMVLPSAIGGLLFSANKLYANILEAFLRLLFFVVYIWAISFSKDIRRVFEYHGAEHKSIYAFENGLELTPENAKQYTTLHPRCGTSFLLIVMLCSIFVFSIADFIIPTPVTMWGRIGLKAVLRVLFMPAIAGLSYEFQRYSSKNLHKKWIKTLASPGLLLQKITTKEPDLDQLEVAIVALRVAMGETVDNAVEVDNKNLKIKEEHA from the coding sequence ATGAAAAATAAAGATATCACCGTAGGTGGACAGGCGGTCATAGAGGGCGTAATGATGAAGGGTTCCAAAAATCTGGCAACGGCTGTGAGGAAACCTAACGGTGAAATAGTTTATAGAAAGACGGATATTTCCAGTAAAAGTGGAAAATTTTCCAAACTTCCCTTTTTCAGGGGCTCGATAATCTTATTTAGCACCCTTATTTTGGGGACAAAAGAACTAACTTTTTCTGCCAATCAGGCAGATGATACAGAGGAGGAGCTTAGCGACAAAGAGCTTTTTATGACTGTGACATTTGCACTTTTACTTGGAGTGGGACTCTTTATGGTTCTTCCCTCGGCTATAGGAGGTTTATTGTTTTCGGCTAATAAGCTTTATGCCAATATTCTAGAGGCCTTTTTAAGACTATTGTTTTTCGTGGTGTACATATGGGCAATATCTTTTTCAAAGGATATCAGAAGAGTCTTTGAATATCACGGTGCCGAGCACAAATCTATATACGCATTCGAAAATGGTCTGGAGCTTACTCCAGAAAATGCAAAACAATATACGACGCTTCATCCTAGATGCGGTACAAGTTTTCTGCTGATTGTGATGCTCTGCTCTATATTTGTATTCTCCATTGCAGACTTTATAATCCCAACACCGGTGACTATGTGGGGACGTATTGGACTAAAGGCGGTTCTGAGAGTTCTTTTTATGCCGGCTATAGCCGGGTTGTCCTATGAATTTCAAAGATATAGCAGCAAAAATCTTCATAAAAAGTGGATAAAAACATTGGCGTCACCTGGTCTGCTTTTACAGAAAATAACTACCAAAGAGCCTGATCTAGATCAGCTAGAAGTTGCCATAGTGGCCCTTAGGGTGGCAATGGGAGAAACTGTGGACAACGCAGTGGAAGTAGATAATAAAAATCTAAAGATAAAAGAAGAGCACGCTTAG